In Cryptococcus gattii WM276 chromosome N, complete sequence, a single window of DNA contains:
- a CDS encoding D-arabinono-1,4-lactone oxidase, putative (Similar to TIGR gene model, INSD accession AAW47130.1), with translation MEDLTAVDNQALQAALHPISVSSTSPLATFSNWAKTFTCKPQRVFVPTTILQCQQILELARREGARVHPVGVGHSPSDLACTNGWLVRMERVRGTVKIDNEKHTATFLAGTTLHEIHASLASSNPPLAIPNIGSISDQTIAGLISTASHGSGVTFPVLSAHIKSLLLALPLPGTPLVRVSQNEDEELFKASLCGLGATGLILEVEFEVEDAFRLRETKEGKAIEEVLESLDEIKKTAEHVRVWWYPDGKGAVVGRANRTYDPAQPTSDFVGHILGYHVTQFFLYVARVFPSLTSLVGRWAWWLSKEDSVRVDDGYKILNFDCLFPQYALEWAIDAKEAKSCLQEMKIWLDREAADPAGLRVHFPIEIRWSCSDDIWLSPSYGRDTCWIGVVTYRPYGLSVPYREFQDKFSSLLQSYGGRPHWAKQHVLGPKTLEVIYPKFKDFQQVLRRVDPNGVLLSENVRRHVEGENIPHRMFERR, from the exons atggaagacCTCACGGCTGTAGATAATCAAGCCCTTCAGGCAGCTCTCCACCCCATCTCCgtctcctccacctccccGCTGGCCACTTTTTCCAACTGGGCCAAAACGTTCACGTGTAAACCACAACGTGTCTTTGTGCCGACCACCATACTCCAATGCCAACAGATTCTAGAGTTGGCGAGGAGGGAGGGCGCGAGGGTGCATCCTGTTGGCGTAGGTCATTCACCGTCGGATTTGGCGTGTACGAATGGGTGGTTGGTGAGGATGGAACGGGTCAGGGGAACCGTCAAG ATCGATAACGAGAAACACACCGCGACATTCCTCGCCGGAACGACCCTCCACGAAATCCACGCTTCCCTCGCTTCCTCCAACCCTCCACTCGCTATTCCCAACATTGGCTCCATCTCTGATCAAACTATTGCTGGTCTCATCTCTACAGCCTCCCACGGATCGGGCGTCACGTTCCCCGTCTTATCAGCCCACATCAAGTCCCTGCTCCTTgctctccctctccccgGTACCCCGCTCGTCAGAGTCTCGCAGaacgaagatgaagagtTGTTTAAAGCTAGTTTATGTGGGTTGGGAGCGACGGGTTTGATTTTGGAAGTGGAATTTGAGGTGGAGGATGCGTTTAGGTTGAGGGAGACGAAAGAGGGGAAAGCGATAGAAGAGGTGCTAGAGAGTTTGGATGAGATTAAGAAGACCGCAGAGCATGTGAGGGTTTGGTGGTATCCGGATGGGAAGGGAGCAGTTGTCGGACGGGCCAACAGGACTTATGAT CCTGCCCAACCTACGTCTGATTTTGTGGGACATATCCTCGGCTATCATGTTACCCAGTTCTTTCTCTACGTCGCACGCGTTTTTCCATCCTTGACTTCCTTGGTCGGCCGATGGGCGTGGTGGTTATCAAAAGAAGACAGCGTCAGGGTCGACGATGGTTACAAGATTCTCAATTTTGACTGTCTT TTCCCTCAATACGCCTTGGAATGGGCCATCGACGCCAAAGAGGCCAAATCATGCTTACAAGAAATGAAAATATGGTTGGACCGCGAAGCCGCCGATCCTGCCGGTCTCCGTGTCCACTTCCCTATCGAAATCCGTTGGTCTTGCTCTGACGATATCTGGCTCAGCCCGTCATACGGCCGAGATACCTGCTGGATCGGCGTAGTCACTTACCGTCCTTACGGTCTCTCTGTACCTTATCGCGAGTTCCAGGACAAGTTTTCTTCCCTCTTACAGTCCTATGGCGGAAGACCACACTGGGCTAAACAGCATGTCTTGGGACCCAAGACTCTCGAGGTGATATACCCGAAATTCAAGGATTTCCAGCAAGTGCTGAGAAGGGTTGATCCGAATGGCGTGCTTTTGAGCGAGAATGTGCGTAGACATGTTGAGGGTGAGAATATCCCGCACAGGATGTTCGAGAGACGTTGA
- a CDS encoding Helicase domain DNA excision repair protein (Rad26L), putative (Similar to SGTC gene model, INSD accession EAL17333.1): MSPKKPFISIRADPISDDDFDIESRALAEEYAEARKKGPKRQRMDGKDRPEQSVTGYQRGSLQNKARTEPPDSSDDDDGQMVVRRKRKGVGEEMAYEGRVQKEVVLEFNPLYRLAGKENGLSEPKKGQEDEAPSLENLISSHKREAWMGNPSQRANETSTTNVAPQKGEEAHISHVNSDSVRCTVASPIKTPISSQSSHVFWNCDNIPSCKPNFPVDNQQVSANPFVLDQETKDIRIPASINRFLREYQRAGAKFLYDAYKQGRGAVLGDDMGLGKTVQIISFLSAIMRKTGTYLDHQRRKRTIREGVMDMSPRHWPTALIICPKSLISNWGYFEYAVWKSDNWRDVQQKFIHGYLDLISYDVARLDIQHIKDLPLSTVIVDEAHRLKEPMSQTTLALKSIQCQVCFALTGTLVQNRIDEMWSVLDFVNRGWAGTYRQWKEFAVSPIKKGHQVEGTAAEVVRAIMTIGVMTQRILPHFYLRRDKKLIAHELPEKKDLVVFCPLASRQIVAYRALIESDDVVNIQARNRPCPCGSGKRAILCCEEKEQNNNMKEILFQYLSALRKVANHFGLLYDHKDDNQHTRMVNRKLFKICTGHEPASRSDYTLEEALDPENCGKWDLLKKLLIQWRNEPVKNKVLIFSTSVRLLKIISRFISTSPSLSGFEFDALTGEASAVERQEMIDRFQDREKDHFIMLISTRAGGVGLNLTAANKVVIFDPSWTMDRAFRIGQKRTVEVYRLIGQGTIEELIYERQVQKQQSARQLNNGTLEPRIYQGYDRATNVKDQAELFGVHNLFHFDPNGFAPANLGVHVAKDNFLDEPTRSAEDEGEVDEADQDEDIKLGIRAGSSRTSSQSQRHREGREKDKDKRKESEQLEETADMVQSLLEDAPTPPQGLKEVDILTELGFNSLLHENVFGDSAEEREIFEKGLKILEKNPMLAKSIKANSLTNTQRRTARKPAMAFGPGLGPTTRARREVKKEGKRGHLMEEGHGKERIEIRREKRQKGESSKNLVELSD, from the exons ATGAGTCCCAAGAAGCCCTTTATTTCTATACGGGCAGATCCTA TTAGTGATGATGACTTCGATATTGAATCAAGGGCTTTGGCTGAGGAGTACGCAGAAGCACGGAAGAAGGGCCCCAAAAGGCAAAGAATGGATGGGAAGGACCGGCCAGAACAGTCTGTGACCGGTTATCAACGAGGGAGTTTGCAAAACAAGGCGAGGACAGAGCCCCCTGATTCGTCtgacgacgacgacggCCAAATGGTTGTTAGACGGAAGAGAAAAGGTGTAGGGGAAGAGATGGCGTATGAAGGAC GCGTTCAAAAAGAGGTCGTACTTGAATTCAATCCTTTGTACAGGCTTGCAGGTAAGGAGAATG GACTATCTGAACCTAAAAAGGGTCAGGAAGATGAAGCACCCTCTTTGGAAAATCTAATCTCATCCCACAAAAGGGAAGCCTGGATGGGGAATCCAAGCCAGAGGGCAAATGAAACATCTACGACAAATGTCGCTCCTCAAAAGGGCGAGGAAG CACATATATCCCATGTTAACTCTGACTCTGTACGATGTACTGTAGCCTCACCCATCAAAACACCTATTTCATCCCAATCTTCCCACGTGTTCTGGAACTGTGACAATATTCCCTCATGCAAGCCCAACTTCCCTGTGGACAACCAGCAGGTATCAGCCAATCCCTTTGTCCTGGATCAAGAAACCAAAGATATAAGGATCCCCGCTTCGATCAATCGATTCTTAAGGGAGTATCAGCGAGCTGGCGCAAAGTTTCTGTATGATGCTTACAAacaaggaagaggagcagTTCTCGGTGATGATATGGG ACTGGGTAAAACGGTTCAAATCATATCATTT TTGTCGGCTATCATGCGTAAAACTGGAACATATCTTGATCATCAAAGACGCAAAAGAACTATTCGAGAGGGTGTAATGGATATGAGCCCCAGACATTGGCCCACAGCGTTGATTATATGCCCAAAATCGTTGATCAGTAAT TGGGGCTACTTTGAGTATGCAGTGTGGAAATCCGATAATTGGCGCGATGTTCAGCAAAAGTTCATCCATGGATACCTGGACTTAA TATCTTATGATGTCGCACGTCTCGATATCCAACATATCAAAGACCTTCCGCTATC GACTGTTATTGTCGATGAAGCTCATCGACTCAAAGAACCCATGTCGCAAACCACCCTCGCTTTGAAAAGTATCCAATGCCAGGTATGCTTCGCCCTGACAGGAACACTTGTACAAAATAGAATAGACGAGATGTGGAGTGTCCTCGATTTC GTGAATAGAGGATGGGCCGGTACTTATCGACAGTGGAAAGAGTTTGCGGTGAGCCCTATCAAGAAAGGGCATCAAGTGGAAGGTACGGCGGCGGAGGTTGTAAGAGCGATC ATGACTATAGGGGTGATGACCCAACGAATTTTACCGCATTTTTATCTGAGAAGAGATAAGAAGCTAATTGCCCACGAG CTCCccgagaagaaggattTGGTCGTATTCTGTCCTCTTGCTTCCAGACAGATTGTAGCATATCGAGCGCTCATTGAATCTGACG ATGTCGTTAACATTCAAGCCCGGAACCGACCATGTCCATGCGGCTCAGGGAAGAG AGCAATATTGTGTTGTGAGGAAAAGGAACAAAATAATAATATGAAAGAAATTCTGTTTCAATA TCTATCTGCCCTTCGAAAGGTTGCAAAC CATTTCGGACTCCTGTACGACC ACAAGGACGATAATCAACACACT AGAATGGTCAATAGGAAATTATTCAAGATCTGC ACGGGTCACGAGCCAGCCTCGAGATCAGATTACACTTTAGAAGAGGCCTT GGATCCAGAAAATTGCGGGAAATGGGAT CTTTTGAAGAAGCTTCTGATACAGTGGCGTAATGAGCCTGTGAAGAATAAAG ttctcatcttctccacttcTGTCCGACTTCTCAAGATCATCTCCCGATTCATATCTACTTCCCCCTCTT TATCCGGTTTTGAATTTGATGCCTTGACCGGTGAAGCGTCTGCAGTCGAAAGGCAAGAGATGATCGACCGTTTCCAAGATCGAGAGAAAGACCATTTCATCATGCTTATCAGCACTCGTGCGGGCGGTGTTGGCTTGAATCTTACAGCT GCCAATAAGGTTGTCATTTTTGACCCCAGCTGGA CTATGGATAGAGCGTTCCGAATAGGACAAAAAAGGACTGT CGAGGTATACCGACTCATCGGTCAAGGAACTATCGAGGAGCTCATCTACGAACGTCAAG TACAAAAACAACAAAGCGCTCGGCAACTTAACAATGGCACTCTTGAGCCTCGTATCTATCAGGGATACGACCGTGCTACGAATGTGAAAGACCAGGCCGAGCTATTTGGGGTGCACAATCTCTTTCATTTTGATCCCAACGGCTTTGCTCCTGCCAAC TTGGGAGTCCATGTAGCTAAAGATAACTTCTTGGACGAACCGACTAGATCagcagaagatgaaggcGAAGTTGACGAGGCGGAT CAAGATGAAGATATCAAGCTCGGTATCCGAGCAGGCAGCAGTCGTACCTCCTCGCAGAGTCAGAGACATAGagagggaagggaaaaagataaagataagaggaaagagagtgAACAGCTGGAAGAGACAGCCGACATGGTGCAAAGCCTTTTGGAAGATGCCCCAACGCCGCCTC AGGGTTTAAAAGAAGTTGACATTTTGACGGAGCTCGGGTTCAATT CTTTGCTGCATGAAAATGTCTTTGGCGATTCTGCAGAAGAACGAGAAATCTTTGAAAAGGGTCTCAAG ATTCTTGAGAAAAACCCCATGTTAGCTAAATCGATCAAAGCAAACTCTCTAACCAATACCCAGCGGCGAACGGCTCGAAAACCAGCTATGGCATTTGGACCCGGACTTGGACCCACGACAAGAGCGCGCAGAGAGGTGAAGAAAGAAGGCAAAAGGGGTCATttgatggaagaaggtCATGGGAAAGAGCGGATTGAAATTCGAAGGGAGAAGCGTCAGAAAGGCGAATCAAGTAAAAACCTTGTCGAGTTAAGCGACTAG
- a CDS encoding Isoleucyl-tRNA synthetase, mitochondrial, putative (Similar to TIGR gene model, INSD accession AAW47133.1), with amino-acid sequence MPSFIRPPTLLPRFNACRRFATPVSSAASILQARLATTKANDSAQGKKKAYSHTLRLPKTSFPLKHKDVVAAEKRYRSRTCDELYKQQYEGNPDSLFVLHDGPPYANGHLHMGHALNKVIKDIINRYNVIRGRRVHYIPGWDCHGLPIEQKALAAIGKLHTSLTPDQVRAQARQVALDAIDIQKTEMRALGVMADWDSEKNTYRTLDHDFEIRQLRLFQAMVQKGFVTHRLRPVYYSPSSRTALAEAELEYKDGHKSRSVYVSLPVQEDGMSGALKEIYESINQEGRRDLSLVIWTTTPWSLPGNSGVAVHNDMEYVVASNEQGRLFVLAAERKEAMEKMMGPLKVVGQLKAGSQLVGTQYNHTFHPPSSPLPKPIVFAAGHVTSQTGTGLVHSAPAHGYEDYVAFAEAGIMPEKLRCPIDDDGKFTDELVSWAGARDAPVSSLVGKEVLGKGTDAMVDLLRERGILLADETIEHRYPYDWKSKKPIIIRATPQWFADVEHIKEDAMAALEKVHFHPAQARKRLEAFVLSRSEWCISRQRSWGVPIPALFDSAGQPLMTPDVLEHVIGVLDAKGVDYWWTGPVEEFVPPSHKGQQITKGFDTLDVWFDSGSSWTMLREANLRPRSFPLADVYLEGSDQHRGWFQSSLLTKIIGTDDRQAPYGTVITHGFVMDEEGEKMSKSAGNGLSPMQIIHGLEVNVLRLWAASVDYTSDASIGPSSISHVNELLRRLRNTTRFVLANTSGEDKIYLEPSSLRIIDRYVLHELASLEASVQEAYDGYNFSKAIHSISTFATSTLSTLYFDIIKDTLYCDPSNSTTRNNVIGVLQHVLLRLVQMMAPIVPHLSEELYENMDGPKKSSVFLETWKPDQSWLDDYLKTEMEILLAIKPEVLKLVEEARSAKHIKTSSQAELFLQAQPGTPLDELLKRNSDMLSSLLSVSRVVLEKPSNDQTKPTSWSCSADTEIESSGLSLALLPASHHQCPRCWLYTAEAEDKLCSRCALVIT; translated from the exons ATGCCCTCTTTCATTCGTCCTCctacccttcttcctcgttTCAACGCCTGTCGCCGGTTCGCTACACCTGTTTCTTCAGCGGCTAGTATATTACAGGCCCGTCTTGCGACAACGAAAGCCAATGACTCAGCGcaaggcaagaagaaggcatATTCCCACACTCTGAGGTTACCCAAAACGTCTTTTCCCTTGAAGCACAAGGACGTGGTCGCGGCAGAAAAGCGATATCGTAGTAGAACATGCGATGAGCTTTACAAGCAACAG TACGAAGGAAATCCCGATTCTCTTTTTGTGCTTCATGATGGACCCCCTTATGCTAATGGTCACCTTCATATGG GTCACGCCTTGAACAAGGTTATTAAAGATATCATCAATAGATATAACGTTATACGAGGAAGGCGTGTACA CTACATTCCAGGTTGGGATTGTCATGGTCTTCCCATTGAACAGAAAGCATTAGCTGCTATTGGA AAATTACATACATCCTTGACACCAGATCAAGTCAGAGCGCAGGCCAGACAGGTGGCCCTTGATGCGATAGACATCCAAAAAACGGAGATGAGAGCGTTGGGTGTCATGGCGGACTGGGATTCGGAAAAGAATACATACCGTACTTTGG ATCATGACTTTGAAATACGGCAGCTCCGACTTTTCCAGGCTATGGTTCAAAAAGGCTTTGTGACCCACCGCCTTCGTCCTGTCTATTACTCTCCATCATCTCGTACAGCCCTGGCTGAAGCTGAATTGGAATATAAAGATGGCCACAAATCTCGCTCTGTCTACGTATCTCTTCCTGTACAGGAAGACGGCATGTCTGGTGCTCTGAAGGAAATTTATGAGTCAATAAATCAGGAAGGAAGGCGGGACTTGAGTTTGGTCATTTGGACGACAACACCGTGGAGCTTACCAGGGAATTCG GGTGTTGCTGTTCATAACGACATGGAGTACGTTGTAGCTTCAAATGAACAAGGCCGCCTGTTTGTCCTCGCCGcagagaggaaggaagcGATGGAAAAAATGATGGGTCCTCTCAAGGTTGTGGGACAGTTGAAAG CAGGTTCCCAACTCGTCGGGACCCAATACAACCACACCTTCCACCCCCCATCCTCCCCTCTCCCCAAACCTATCGTCTTCGCCGCCGGCCACGTTACATCACAAACCGGTACTGGTCTCGTCCACTCTGCACCTGCTCATGGATATGAAGATTACGTCGCCTTTGCCGAAGCTGGTATCATGCCTGAGAAACTTCGGTGCCCTATCGACGATGACGGTAAATTCACAGACGAGCTTGTCAGCTGGGCTGGAGCCCGGGACGCACCTGTATCTTCCCTTGTGGGGAAAGAGGTTCTCGGGAAGGGTACAGACGCGATGGTGGATTTGCTTCGCGAGAGAGGAATTCTCCTGGCGGACGAGACTATTGAGCATCGTTATCCATACGACTGGAAGTCGAAGAAACCTATTATCATTCGTGCCACGCCTCAATGGTTCGCCGACGTTGAGCATATCAAGGAAGACGCTATGGCGGCTCTTGAAAAAGTTCATTTCCACCCTGCGCAAG CACGCAAGCGTCTTGAGGCATTCGTACTCTCTAGATCTGAATGGTGTATCTCTCGTCAACGAAGTTGGGGTGTTCCCATCCCCGCACTCTTCGATAGCGCCGGCCAACCACTCATGACACCTGACGTGTTGGAACATGTCATCGGCGTTCTCGACGCCAAGGGCGTCGATTACTGGTGGACCGGCCCTGTAGAAGAATTCgttcctccttctcatAAGGGTCAGCAGATCACAAAAGGTTTCGATACGCTTGACGTATGGTTCGATAGCGGATCCTCTTGGACCATGCTTCGCGAAGCGAATCTCCGACCACGATCTTTCCCTCTGGCTGATGTTTACCTGGAGGGGTCTGATCAACATCGCGGTTGGTTCCAGTCTTCACTCTTGACTAAAATCATCGGTACCGATGATCGACAAGCTCCTTATGGTACAGTGATTACACATGGTTTCGTgatggatgaggaaggTGAGAAGATGAGTAAATCAGCTGGGAACGGTCTTTCTCCGATGCAAATCATACATGGTCTAGAGGTGA ATGTCCTTAGGTTATGGGCAGCATCCGTTGATTATACCAGTGACGCGTCTATTGGCCCATCTTCAATATCTCATGTGAACGAACTTCTCAGAAGATTACGCAATACTACACGTTTCGTTCTCGCCAATACCTCTGGCGAAGATAAGATCTACTTGGAACCATCATCACTACGAATA ATCGATCGCTATGTTTTGCACGAGCTCGCAAGTCTGGAAGCATCAGTCCAAGAAGCATACGACGGATATAATTTTAGTAAAG CTATTCACTCAATATCTACCTTTGCTACTTCTACCCTTTCTACCCTATATTTTGATATCATCAAGGATACCCTTTACTGTGATCCTAGCAACAGTACCACCAGAAACAATGTCATTGGCGTGCTGCAACAT GTTCTCTTGCGTTTGGTCCAAATGATGGCGCCCATTGTGCCCCACCTTAGTGAAGAGCTTTATGAGAATATGGATGGTCCTAAAAAGTCTTCAGTGTTCTTAGAAACCTGGAAACCAGAT CAATCATGGTTAGATGACTACTTAAAAACTGAGATGGAGATCCTTTTGGCGATCAAGCCTGAAGTGTTGAAACTTGTTGAAGAGGCGCGTTCTGCAAA GCATATCAAAACATCAAGCCAAGCAGAACTGTTCCTGCAGGCCCAACCCGGTACTCCTCTCGATGAACTTTTGAAGCGCAACT CCGATATGCTGTCCAGCCTTTTGAGTGTTTCCAGGGTTGTCCTCGAAAAGCCCTCAAACGACCAAACAAAGCCTACATCATGGAGTTGTAGCGCCGATACAGAGATAGAATCCAGTGGTCTGTCACTTGCTCTTCTCCCTGCTTCCCATCATCAGTGCCCTCGTTGCTGGTTATACACAGCAGAGGCTGAAGATAAACTCTGCTCGCGTTGCGCTTTGGTGATAACATAG
- a CDS encoding Hypothetical protein (Similar to TIGR gene model, INSD accession AAW47175.1; CNN01670) yields MFPQDNFFNSDHSSTPAVDGDVAAPPSTSYTPEFSASHQSVSRSPEDFGTSSRISLGDTNFNHSSVTESSSSSLTRKSKGADNGGGDTMTARRREANRLAAQRFRSRKKGYQDSLEEKIKELEQANRALQGKLEGKNETPQRDSSSSSKHVSYDHYSWAANSHHAPPIPPSSSAIHPDYIEVQHNHEFRIRHLEALNQALEEELREVREENKRLRDEFAHWRMAARDWSEEENNRPASSNETPLPQHRSQSWTRASHPFSSSYHPPPGSHPRHLHGGQFPAVEDDPSYFSAAKHPDQRMPIDHYALQLPPLRTPSSGSIPHPSPPLASVRHRSPPLEQE; encoded by the exons ATGTTTCCACAGGATAATTTTTTTAACAGTGATCACTCAAGCACCCCTGCCGTGGACGGTGATGTCGCAGCACCCCCTAGTACCTCTTATACGCCAGAGTTTTCTGCTTCCCATCAATCTGTTTCGCGGTCACCAGAGGATTTTGGGACTTCTAGTCGTATATCCCTGGGTGACACGAACTTTAATCATTCTTCCGTTACCGAAAGCAGCAGCTCTTCGTTGACACGAAAGAGCAAGGGAGCCGACAATGGAGGTGGAGATACCATGACCGCTCGGCGGCGTGAAGCCAATCGCCTCGCTGCACAGCGCTTCAGAagcaggaagaagggataCCAAGATAGCTTGGAAGAAAAAATAAAAGAGTTGGAACAGGCGAACAGAGCGTTACAGGGAAAATTGGAAGGGAAGAACGAAACCCCACAACGagactcttcttcatcatctaAACATGTCTCCTATGATCACTATTCATGGGCTGCTAACTCCCATCACGCTCCTCCCATCCccccatcttcttctgccaTTCATCCCGATTATATAGAGGTCCAGCACAATCACGAGTTTCGCATTCGTCATCTCGAAGCGCTTAACCAAGCTCTTGAGGAAGAACTTCGCGAAGTCCGGGAAGAGAACAAACGGCTCCGCGATGAATTTGCTCATTGGCGAATGGCAGCTCGAGATTGGTccgaagaagaaaacaaTCGTCCTGCCTCATCAAATGAGACTCCC TTACCACAGCATCGCAGTCAAAGTTGGACTCGAGCTTCTCATCCCTTTTCATCCTCTTATCACCCTCCTCCGGGTTCACACCCACGTCATTTGCATGGCGGGCAATTCCCCGCTGTCGAAGACGACCCGAGCTACTTTTCTGCTGCCAAACACCCTGACCAAAGGATGCCGATTGACCATTACGCTTTGCAATTGCCTCCATTGCGCACACCTAGTTCTGGGTCCATTCCCCATCCCTCACCACCCCTTGCTTCTGTCCGACACCGTAGCCCTCCTCTTGAACAAGAATGA